A genomic segment from Pleurodeles waltl isolate 20211129_DDA chromosome 9, aPleWal1.hap1.20221129, whole genome shotgun sequence encodes:
- the LOC138259755 gene encoding zinc finger BED domain-containing protein 5-like, translating to MKRFLIPSSSSSEQSEVSGSSEKKEDGKRKTKYRKYDDRYLDYGFTCVQVNDEERPQCVICLKVLALESMLPIKLKRHLESLHSNVVGKPREFFQRKLTEAKLQKTTFSKQAKVNSNALLSSYKVAYRVAQCKKPHTIAEELILPAAVDMVNIMLGEDAGKQLLKVSLSNNTISRRINDMADDINDQLICNLKGKDFALQLDEATDNQKDTHLICYVRFVNEKKIVEDLLFCKEMKGGTTGQDLFAVVDDFMVQNQIDWERCVGVCSDGGHSMAGCYQGLQARIRSKAPNAIWTHCIIHREALAAGNLSEELHNILKIVTKVINFIKTRPMKARFFAKLCEDMGAKHSCLLFYSSSRWLSLGNSLLRVYELRNEIYSYLHDDEHCFADKFIDADFLIQMAFLLDLFEKLNTLNKSLQGNNTNILQLSDKVSGFKKKVILWKGSVSKGDYKCFPSLDKFLQDNEMALKEELRTVFVLYLSQLHFYLQKYFPEDEVEPIKWVRDPFNAEIP from the coding sequence ATGAAGAGATTTTTAATACCGAGTTCAAGTTCGTCTGAGCAAAGTGAAGTCTCAGGTTCTTCAGAGAAAAAAGAGGATGGGAAGCGAAAAACCAAGTACAGAAAGTATGATGACAGGTATCTAGATTATGGTTTCACATGTGTACAGGTTAATGATGAGGAGCGTCCTCAATGTGTAATCTGTTTAAAAGTTTTGGCTTTAGAATCCATGCTTCCAATTAAACTAAAACGTCATCTTGAAAGTCTTCACTCAAATGTGGTTGGAAAGCCAagggaatttttccaaagaaaactaacaGAAGCCAAGTTACAAAAGACCACTTTCTCAAAACAAGCCAAAGTTAACAGTAACGCCCTCTTGTCTTCTTATAAAGTGGCCTATCGTGTTGCACAGTGTAAAAAACcacacacaattgcagaagagcTGATTTTGCCTGCTGCTGTTGATATGGTAAACATCATGCTTGGCGAAGATGCTGGTAAACAGCTGCTCAAAGTGTCTCTTTCTAATAATACTATCAGCCGGAGGATAAACGATATGGCTGACGATATTAACGATCAGCTCATCTGTAACTTAAAAGGCAAAGACTTTGCACTCCAACTGGACGAGGCAACAGACAACCAAAAAGACACCCATCTTATTTGCTATGTCAGGtttgttaatgaaaaaaaaatagttgaggatttgttgttctgtaaggaaatgaaaggtggaactacCGGTCAAGATTTGTTTGCGGTTGTGGATGATTTTATGGTACAGAATCAGATTGACTGGGAGAGATGTGTTGGAGTTTGTTCAGACGGGGGTCATTCAATGGCTGGATGCTACCAAGGACTTCAAGCTCGCATACGGTCTAAAGCACCTAATGCTATTTGGACACACTGTATAATACacagagaagcactagcagcaggaaacctcagtgaagaactgcataatattctgaaaatagtcaccaaagtgataaattttattaaaacaagaccaatgaaAGCAAGATTTTTTGCTAAGCTGTGTGAAGACATGGGTGCCAAACACTCATGCCTCTTGTTCTACAGCAGTTCTCGATGGCTGTCTCTCGGTAACTCCCTGCTTAGGGTGTATGAGCTTAGGAATGAAATATACTCATATCTACACGATGATGAACATTGTTTTGCTGACAAATTTATTGATGCAGACTTTCTAATACAAATGGCTTTTCTTTTGgatctttttgaaaaactgaacACACTGAACAAGTCCTTGCAAGGTAATAATACTAACATCTTGCAGCTCTCCGACAAAGTTTCAGGGTTTAAGAAAAAAGTCATCCTTTGGAAAGGCAGTGTAAGCAAAGGTGActataaatgttttccttcattggacaagtttctgcaagacaatgagatggcattaaaggaggaactgaggacagtttttgttctgtatttgtcacaactgcatttttaccttcagaaatatttcccagaGGATGAAGTGGAGCCAATAAAATGGGTGAGAGATCCCTTCAATGCTGAGATACCTTAG